In Erigeron canadensis isolate Cc75 chromosome 1, C_canadensis_v1, whole genome shotgun sequence, a single window of DNA contains:
- the LOC122607742 gene encoding uncharacterized protein LOC122607742 has translation MSMKKSSPKGLVKNKKGRLTEKSSSFHGRLAEDMVGKLARPRTVPDLVSGRNTVPNESPVTVTPPKLTKLLLNVTVQRSLGPVHVLISPESTVGDLIAAVLRQFAKEGRRMVFPSLDPSGFNLHYSQFSLESLSPGEKLNELGSRNFFLCPKQSAISSSSSTCSKEAEKEAKNGLGWLRFMEFML, from the exons ATGTCGATGAAGAAAAGCAGTCCAAAAGGACTAGTGAAGAACAAAAAAGGAAGATTGACGGAAAAATCGTCGTCGTTTCACGGCCGTTTGGCTGAAGATATGGTAGGCAAATTAGCGAGACCGAGGACGGTGCCGGATTTAGTTTCCGGTAGGAATACGGTTCCGAATGAGTCTCCGGTGACGGTCACGCCACCTAAATTGACGAAGCTGTTGCTAAACGTGACGGTTCAAAGAAGTTTAGGTCCTGTACACGTTTTGATCTCGCCGGAATCGACGGTTGGTGATCTGATTGCTGCCGTGTTACGGCAGTTCGCGAAGGAAGGCCGGAGGATGGTATTTCCGTCGTTAGATCCTTCTGGATTTAATCTCCATTATTCGCAGTTTAGTTTAGAAA GTTTATCGCCGGGCGAGAAGTTGAATGAGTTAGGTTCAAGGAATTTCTTTCTATGTCCCAAGCAATCAGCGATATCGTCGTCTTCATCTACATGCTCGAAGGAAGCCGAAAAAGAGGCGAAAAACGGACTAGGGTGGCTCAGATTCATGGAATTCATGCTATGA
- the LOC122585502 gene encoding uncharacterized protein LOC122585502, protein MDRLPGWQSLDVKPLCSVSYEGYSLSESFANDGLTNRVGNMVVMGLLVWLCSFKEVATKWKQNLPIAHSITCAGDSGVLVQMIDSTHALGFKFGKQSSSVSAEMKSLKSFGSCVQKRIIKCMRVNSSYPACYKIRPML, encoded by the exons ATGGACAGGTTGCCAGGTTGGCAGTCATTGGATGTGAAGCCTCTTTGTTCTGTTTCATATGAGGGATATAGTCTGTCAGAGTCTTTTGCTAATGATGGTCTAACAAATAGAGTGGGAAACATGGTGGTGATGGGTTTGCTGGTTTGGTTGTGCTCATTCAAGGAAGTAGCAACAAAATGGAAACAGAACTTACCAATTGCACATTCAATTACATGTGCGGGTGACAGTGGTGTACTAGTGCAGATGATAGATTCTACTCATGCTCTTGGATTTAAATTTGGAAAACAAAGTAGTTCTGTATCTGCTGAAATGAAATCACTCAAGTCATTTGGCTCATGT GTTCAAAAAAGGATAATAAAGTGTATGCGGGTCAACTCATCCTACCCAGCCTGTTACAAAATTCGGCCAATGCTATAA
- the LOC122581317 gene encoding histone deacetylase HDT1-like — translation MEFWGVEVKPNESLKVPVEFMKLLHISQVALGEVKDGKDVKVPVKVHIKDKTHMIGTLSSTLAPQILFDLVFEQNFELSHGWKDGSVYFCGYIADAPLEDDDYSVSDSDEEEAALNFNENGALNGKTKDSLKKVKIADIESEDDSDLESDSGDDSEADDDSENDDESEEEKEEVPKKVAKRQAEAAPKTPVSAKKAKPSAPQISKPSTPQNAKSNTPQKTGGKKGSHTATPHPNSKPNFKKNKKSGNRS, via the exons ATGGAATTTTGGG GCGTTGAAGTGAAACCAAATGAAAGCCTTAAGGTCCCTGTTGAATTTATGAAGCTTCTTCACATCTCTCAG GTTGCATTGGGAGAGGTTAAGGACGGGAAAGACGTGAAAGTCCCGGTGAAAGTTCACATTAAGGATAAGACCCATATGATTGGGACTTTATCATCTACGCTTGCACCCCAAATTCtttttgatttggtttttgaGCAAAATTTTGAGCTTTCTCATGGCTGGAAGGATGGTAGTGTCTACTTTTGTGGATACATTGCTGATGCCCCTCTAGA GGATGATGACTATTCTGTCTCGG ATTCTGATGAGGAAGAAGCTGCATTAAACTTCAATGAGAATG GTGCTCTTAATGGAAAGACAAAGGATTCTTTGAAGAAAGTGAAGATTGCAGATATTGAGTCTGAAGATGATTCTGACTTGGAGTCTGACTCTGGGGATGATTCTGAGGCCGATGATGATTCTGAGAATGACGATGAATCTGAAGAAGAAAAGGAGGAG GTTCCTAAGAAGGTTGCGAAAAGACAGGCTGAAGCTGCACCCAAGACTCCAGTTTCTGCCAAGAAAGCAAAGCCCAGCGCACCTCAAATTTCCAAGCCCAGCACTCCTCAAAATGCCAAGTCCAACACCCCTCAGAAAACAG GAGGAAAGAAAGGCAGTCACACAGCAACCCCTCACCCTAATTCAAAACCCAACTTcaagaagaacaagaaaagtGGCAACCGATCATAG
- the LOC122584943 gene encoding splicing factor U2af small subunit B-like has protein sequence MAEHLASIFGTEKDRVNCPFYFKIGACRHGDRCSRLHTKPSVSPTLLLSNMYQRPDMITPGVDAQGNPIDPRKIQDHFEDFYEDLFVELNKYGEIESLNVCDNLADHMVGNVYVQFREEEYASKALKNLTGRFYAGRPIIVDFSPVTDFREATCRQYEENTCNRGGYCNFMHLKKIGRELRRELFGRYRRHSRSRSRSRSPYRHKSYDERGHGSRGHSRRYDDRDRDRDYYYDSRSRRHRSTSPLHRRDRSRSSEGKRHHSPVREGSEERRAKIEQWNRQREERRADDSANRNNYMKNGDGSYDQQSEY, from the exons atggcGGAACATCTGGCATCGATATTTGGAACGGAGAAAGACAGAGTAAACTGTCCATTTTATTTCAAGATCGGCGCGTGTAGGCACGGCGATCGGTGTTCGAGGTTACACACAAAGCCAAGTGTAAGCCCTACATTATTGTTATCTAATATGTATCAGCGCCCGGATATGATTACTCCTGGTGTTGATGCTCAAGGCAATCCTATCGATCCTAGAAAAATCCAAGATCACTTTGag GATTTTTATGAAGATCTCTTTGTGGAGCTGAACAAATATGGGGAAATTGAAAGTTTGAATGTCTGTGACAATCTTGCCGATCACATG GTGGGAAATGTTTATGTTCAGTTTAGGGAGGAAGAATATGCTTCAAAAGCACTGAAGAACCTTACAGGGAGATTCTATGCTG GTCGACCCATCATCGTTGACTTTTCACCAGTGACTGATTTCCGGGAAGCTACTTGCAGGCAATATGAGGAGAACACTTGCAATCGTGGTGGTTATTGCAACTTTATGCATCTAAAAAAGATTGGCAG GGAATTGAGGCGGGAGCTGTTCGGTAGGTACAGAAGGCATAGCCGTAGCCGGAGCAGGAGCAGAAGTCCATATAGACATAAAAGCTATGATGAGCGGGGCCATGGAAGCCGTGGCCATAGCCGAAGGTATGATGATAGGGACCGGGATAGGGATTACTACTATGATAGTCGGTCCAGGAGACACAGGAGCACAAGCCCACTGCATAGGAGAGATCGCAGCAGAAGTTCGGAAGGTAAAAGACACCATAGTCCTGTTAGGGAAGGTAGTGAAGAAAGGCGTGCCAAAATTGAGCAATGGAACAGGCAAAGGGAAGAAAGGCGTGCGGATGATAGTGCAAACAGAAACAATTATATGAAGAATGGTGATGGATCCTACGATCAGCAATCTGAGTACTAA
- the LOC122610329 gene encoding glucomannan 4-beta-mannosyltransferase 2-like, giving the protein MADVVSGESLVPENIPGTTVDLLTQFGMLWELVKAPLMVPLLQLAVYICLAMTVMLFMERLYMGVIIILIKLFWKKPDQRYKWQPIREDMEIGNSAFPMILIQVPMFNEKEVYKISIGAACNLSWPADRLVIQVLDDSTDHTIKEMIEKECQRWASKGVNIWYQIRSSRGGYKAGALKEGLTHDYVKECKYVTIFDADFRPEPDFLQRAIPFLEFNPKIALVQARWRFVNSDECLLTRMQEMSLDYHFTVEQEVGSATHAFFGFNGTGGVWRIDAINEAGGWKDRTTVEDMDLAVRASLKGWKFLYLGDLQVKSELPSTFKAFRYQQHRWSCGPANLFRKMVLEIIRTKRVTLWKKVYVIYSFFFVRKIIAHMVTFFFFCVVLPISILVPEVDVPTWGAIYIPCIITTLNSVGTPRSFHLLFYWILFENVMSLHRTKATLIGLLDAKRSNEWVVTEKLGDSVKNKKSNPKPKLALTFKAFKFNLGNRLHLTELGFAAFLFFVGCYDVMYGKQQYFIYIFLQVITFLIVGVGYVGTVVPNS; this is encoded by the exons ATGGCAGACGTTGTCTCGGGGGAGAGTCTGGTGCCAGAAAACATTCCAGGGACTACCGTGGACTTGTTGACCCAATTTGGGATGTTGTGGGAGCTCGTAAAGGCGCCATTGATGGTCCCATTGCTTCAACTAGCAGTGTATATATGTTTAGCAATGACTGTAATGCTATTTATGGAAAGGCTTTACATGGgtgttattattattcttatcaaACTCTTTTGGAAGAAGCCTGATCAACGATATAAATGGCAACCCATTCGCGAAGATATGGAAATTGGGAATTCGGCATTTCCCATGATTCTTATTCAAGTACCAATGTTTAATGAAAAAGAG gTGTACAAGATTTCGATAGGTGCAGCATGTAATCTTTCATGGCCAGCGGATCGTCTAGTGATTCAAGTTCTTGATGATTCTACTGATCACACCATTAAG GAAATGATTGAGAAAGAATGCCAACGATGGGCTAGCAAAGGAGTAAACATATGGTACCAAATAAGGTCAAGCCGGGGCGGTTACAAAGCTGGTGCACTCAAAGAAGGATTGACTCATGATTATGTCAAAGAGTGTAAATATGTCACCATCTTTGATGCAGATTTCCGGCCTGAACCTGATTTTCTCCAACGAGCTATCCCCTTCCTTGAGTTCAATCCTAAAATTGCCTTGGTTCAAGCTCGATGGCGGTTTG TGAATTCTGATGAATGTTTATTGACAAGAATGCAAGAAATGTCACTAGATTACCATTTCACAGTGGAACAAGAGGTGGGATCAGCCACTCATGCATTTTTCGGCTTTAACG GAACCGGTGGTGTGTGGAGGATTGACGCCATCAATGAGGCTGGTGGGTGGAAAGACCGTACCACGGTCGAGGACATGGATCTTGCGGTCCGAGCTAGTCTCAAGGGGTGGAAATTTCTCTATCTTGGCGACCTTCAG GTCAAAAGTGAACTTCCTAGCACATTTAAAGCGTTCCGTTACCAACAACATAGGTGGTCTTGTGGTCCGGCAAATTTGTTCAGAAAAATGGTCCTCGAGATCATTAGAACTAAG AGAGTGACCTTATGGAAGAAGGTGTATGTGATTTATAGTTTTTTCTTCGTGCGGAAAATAATAGCTCATATGgtcacatttttcttcttttgtgtTGTTCTCCCAATCTCGATTTTGGTCCCAGAAGTTGATGTCCCGACATGGGGAGCCATTTACATTCCTtgtatcattacaacattgaaTTCAGTCGGGACACCAAG ATCGTTCCATCTATTGTTTTACTGGATTCTTTTTGAGAACGTAATGTCATTGCATCGGACCAAGGCCACACTTATTGGTCTACTTGACGCAAAGAGATCCAACGAATGGGTTGTCACTGAAAAGCTTGGAGATTCAGTCAAGAACAAGAAATCAAACCCGAAACCTAAACTAGCACTCACATTTAAAGCATTCAAATTTAATTTAGGAAACAG GCTTCATCTTACTGAATTGGGATTTGCGGCCTTCTTGTTCTTCGTTGGATGCTATGATGTAATGTATGGAAAGCAACAATATTTCATATACATATTCCTCCAAGTGATAACATTCTTGATCGTCGGAGTGGGTTATGTGGGAACTGTTGTCCCAAATTCCTAA